In one window of Janthinobacterium sp. 1_2014MBL_MicDiv DNA:
- a CDS encoding M56 family metallopeptidase, which yields MAGTDLAQLLLKHSVTVVLLLLALRLLYRASAARRVFAARCGLVALLLLPLFWLSLPQLPLRMPLAVSALLDPPLVIPASVTTAALPAVEDAVSMPERAARLGRWLLAVYALGVLCHLLRLALNLQRLRQAAAAAQRFEAPAWEAALHSLHLSLRLRRPARLLLSDTASSPYSWGWRHPVIVLDRHSAANAAPQAVLAHELAHLRAHDWPMLLLARVLLALYWWQPLMYPLLRMLEHDTECAADDAVLAAGATPSHYAHTLLTVSRQAFASGTVATPARRLANRIASSGAMLGARIAALLEAHRPRGRVTGRQWWSGTLASLVLVCLVASLQLRGEHVLWPDSLLPASGARNQDPIALLQALDNPNFTQLAAAMRAGDYALRHAAEGPSFRQRAAIPPLLLALRDPRPVVRRLAVWGLGEMRFPETAPAVAALLADPEASVRAEAAGALGDMRETRWLSPLIAMLGDQDAVVRRRVAHALGDLQVAASIPMLQRQLNDPDPDVAGEVRWALGEMR from the coding sequence ATGGCGGGAACCGACCTCGCGCAGCTTCTGCTGAAGCATAGCGTGACGGTCGTGCTGTTGCTGCTGGCGCTGCGGCTGCTGTATCGCGCCTCGGCGGCGCGCCGCGTATTTGCCGCGCGCTGCGGCCTGGTGGCGCTGCTGTTGCTGCCGCTGTTCTGGCTGTCGCTTCCGCAACTGCCGCTGCGCATGCCGCTGGCCGTGTCGGCCCTGCTCGATCCGCCGCTCGTCATCCCGGCCAGCGTGACGACCGCCGCACTGCCCGCCGTCGAGGATGCCGTGTCCATGCCCGAGCGTGCCGCCCGGCTGGGACGCTGGCTGCTTGCCGTGTACGCCTTGGGCGTGCTGTGCCATCTGCTGCGCCTCGCGCTGAACCTGCAGCGCTTGCGCCAGGCCGCCGCTGCCGCGCAGCGGTTCGAAGCGCCGGCCTGGGAAGCGGCCTTGCACAGCCTGCATCTGTCGCTGCGGCTGCGCCGCCCCGCGCGCCTGCTGCTGTCGGATACGGCGTCCTCGCCATACAGCTGGGGCTGGCGGCATCCCGTGATCGTGCTGGACCGGCACAGCGCCGCCAACGCCGCGCCGCAGGCGGTGCTGGCCCACGAACTCGCGCATCTCCGCGCGCATGACTGGCCCATGCTGCTGCTGGCGCGCGTGCTGCTCGCCCTGTACTGGTGGCAGCCGCTGATGTATCCGCTGCTGCGCATGCTCGAACACGATACGGAATGCGCGGCCGACGACGCCGTGCTGGCAGCCGGCGCCACGCCGTCGCACTACGCCCACACCCTGCTCACGGTCTCGCGCCAGGCCTTCGCTTCGGGAACCGTCGCCACGCCGGCACGGCGCCTGGCCAACCGCATCGCCAGCAGCGGCGCCATGCTGGGCGCCCGCATCGCGGCGCTACTGGAAGCGCATCGTCCGCGCGGCCGCGTCACGGGACGCCAATGGTGGAGCGGAACGCTGGCCAGCCTGGTGCTCGTGTGCCTGGTCGCCAGCCTCCAGCTGCGCGGCGAACATGTGCTGTGGCCGGACAGCCTGCTGCCCGCCTCCGGCGCCAGGAACCAGGACCCGATCGCCTTGCTGCAAGCCCTGGACAATCCCAATTTCACCCAGCTGGCCGCCGCGATGCGCGCCGGCGACTACGCGCTGCGCCATGCGGCCGAAGGTCCATCGTTCCGCCAGCGCGCCGCGATACCGCCCCTGCTGCTGGCCTTGCGCGATCCGCGCCCCGTGGTGCGACGGCTTGCCGTGTGGGGCCTGGGCGAGATGCGCTTTCCCGAAACGGCGCCCGCGGTGGCGGCACTGCTGGCAGATCCGGAGGCGTCGGTGCGCGCCGAGGCGGCCGGTGCGCTGGGCGACATGCGGGAGACGCGCTGGCTGTCGCCCCTGATCGCCATGCTCGGCGACCAGGATGCCGTGGTCCGCCGCCGCGTGGCGCATGCGCTGGGCGACCTGCAGGTTGCCGCGAGCATCCCCATGCTGCAACGGCAGCTGAACGATCCGGATCCCGACGTGGCTGGCGAAGTGCGCTGGGCCCTGGGCGAAATGCGCTAG
- a CDS encoding BlaI/MecI/CopY family transcriptional regulator: MKKNAPAIAATEMRGLEDLAPRERQVVECVYRLQEATAAQLQEELKPDLSNSAVRAMLARLETKGILQHRVDGQRYLYSAVAPQAKVRESALKKLVGTFFNNSKASAATALLGMSGELSSKELDDLEAMIAKARKEGR; this comes from the coding sequence ATGAAAAAAAATGCGCCAGCCATTGCGGCAACCGAGATGCGCGGGCTGGAAGACCTGGCGCCGCGCGAACGACAGGTCGTCGAGTGCGTCTACCGGCTGCAGGAGGCTACCGCCGCGCAGCTCCAGGAAGAACTGAAACCCGACCTGAGCAATTCGGCGGTGCGCGCCATGCTGGCGCGGCTGGAAACCAAGGGCATACTCCAGCATCGCGTCGACGGCCAGCGCTATCTGTACAGCGCAGTGGCGCCGCAGGCCAAGGTGCGCGAGTCCGCGCTGAAAAAACTGGTCGGCACCTTCTTCAACAATTCCAAGGCCAGCGCCGCAACGGCCTTGCTCGGCATGTCGGGCGAACTGAGTTCGAAAGAGCTCGATGACCTCGAGGCGATGATCGCGAAGGCACGCAAGGAAGGCCGCTGA